The Kribbella sp. NBC_00662 nucleotide sequence GGATCAGGCACGAGAGGTTCCACGTCTTCACCTGTACGGCGTTGTGCGGCCCGATCACGCCCTGCGCCCACTCGATCAACCGCGACGGTCCTCCGACCTCGGCCCAGGTCGACCGCAGCGGTTGAGCCGCGACGATCGAATCCCAGTCAGGTAAGGGCGTCTCGTCGAGTACGCCTGGACGCGGCTCGCCCAGCGCCTCGACGTGATACACCGCCCGGCCGCCGCGTCCGATCTCGGCCTCGTCGGCATGCACGAGCCGCAGTACGACGGTCCGAACCCCGAGCAGCTCGTCGAGGTGCCGGGTGATCGCCTCGACCTCCGCCCACCACCCCGGCTCCACGTCGAACGCCGGCGCCCGGCCGACGTACCGGGCGCCGACGCTGACCAATGCCTCCACGGTCTTGAATTCCACCGGCCTACTGTCGCGTGATCCGGTGCCAAGTGCGAGCACCCGACTTCAGGACGACCTCTCCACGCAGGTCGACAGGCGCAGCCGGATCATCCGTCCGTACGCCGTTGATCGTGACCGCACCCTGCCGCAGCAGTCGACGCAGCTCGGAGTTGCTGTCGGCCGGCCGAACCGCGCGCAACAGGTCAAAAGCTGTCTCGACCTCGGAACCCACAACCACACCAGGCATTTCGGAAGGCTGGCCGCGATCCGAGAACGTCTGACGGAAGGCCGCCAACTCGGCGCGAGCCACACCTGCGCCGTGGTACCTCGTGACGACCGCGGCGGCCAGCCGGAGCTTGGCGTCACGGGCCGCCGGACCACCCGAGGCCGCGGAGTCCGCAAGTGCCGCGACCGTCTCGAGAGGCAGCTCGGTGTAGACGCGTGCGTACGGCTCGACCAGTTCGTCCGGGATGCTCATCAGCTTGCCGAACTTGTCCCGCGGACTGTCGGTCAGGCCGATGTAGTTGTTCAGCGACTTGGACTGCTTGGCCCGGCCGTCGATGCCCGGTGTGATCGTCGTCGTGATCACCACCTGCGGCGGCGCACCCAGCCGCTGCTGGAAGTGCCGTCCGAGCTGCTCGTTGAACAGCTGGTCCGACCCGACGATGGTCAGATCACTCTGCATCGCGAAGCTGTCGTATCCCTGCAGCACCGGGTACACCAGCTCGTGTACGGCGATCTCCCGCCCGGCGGCGACCCGATCGCGGAACATGTCCCGGCTCATCAACTGCGCCTGGGTCACCTGTGCGAACAGGCTCAGCAGCTCCGCGACCGGCATCCCGTCGTACCACTCGGAGTTGCGCCGTACCTCGAACACCTCGGGATCGGTGCGCAGAACGAGGGACACCTGCTCCAGGAACGACGCCGCGTTCGCGTCGATCTCCGCAGGCGTGAGGACGGGCCGGGTCTCGGAGCGGCCGGTGGGATCGCCGACGCGGGTGGTGAGATCGCCGAGGAGGAACACGACGCGGTGCCCGAGGTCCTGCAGTTGCCGCATCATCCACAGGTTGACCGCGTGGCCGAGGTGGAGGTCCGGCGCGGTGCAGTCGACGCCGTACTTGATCCGCAACGGGCGACCGGAATCCAGCCGTTCGCGCAGGTCGTCGGCGCCGATGACGGTGTCGGTGGTACGTCGTAATCGATCGATCACAGCATTCATGAGGTTCCTCTCAGGACGAGGCACCCCCGCCAGTGCCTCCGGCAACGGAAGAGGCAGGAACCGGACGGTTCCTGCCTCGGAGGCTCTGGGTGGAGCGAGTGCGGGTACTACCGAATGCCGGCTCCTCCCAGAGCCGGTCGATATGCCACGCTTCGCTTGATCACGGGCTCAGATTAGCAGACCCAACTAAGCTCAACCGCGTGAGTGACGAGCGGGTGGTGCTGGTGGACGAGGGCGGGCGCGCGATCGGGACCGAGGCGAAGGCAACGGTTCACCATGCGGCGACGCCGTTGCATCTCGCGTTCTCCAGTTACGTGATCGACGCGGCCGGCCGGGTGCTGCTGACCCAGAGGGCGTTCGGGAAGCCGACCTGGCCGGGTGTCTGGACCAATAGTTGCTGCGGGCACCCACTTCCGGACGAGCCGGTCGAGCACGCGGTACGGCGGCGGCTGGCCGACGAGCTCGGCATCGTCGCGGAGTCGGTGGAGCTCGTGCTGCCGGAGTTCCGGTACCGCGCCGAGATGCCGACCGGCATCGTCGAGAACGAGATCTGCCCGGTCTACCGGGTGTGGTGGACCGGCGACCCCACGCCGAACCCGGCCGAGGTCGCGGCGTACCGCTGGGTCGAGTGGAACGAACTGCGCGACATCCCCGACCTGTCGCCGTGGTGCCTCCTGCAACTGGACGTGCTCAGCACGCCACCGGCCGACTGGCCGATCGCCGACCCGGCGCGCCTACCACCCGCCGCCCAGGTCTAGCTCCAGAAGATCGTTGTGTACGGCGACTGCCGCCGTACTCGCGTGACCCGCCGCCCCGATCGCGAGCAGCGCCGGGACCGCCGTCGTACCGACCGCGTAGACGCCAGGCACCGTCGTACGCCCGCCCTCGTCCGCCACGACCGCACCGTCGGCAACCTGACAGCCGAGCTGCTCGGCGAGATCGCTCTGCTGGTGCTGCCGTACGACGACGAACAACCGCGCCGGCGCCAGCACCTCGCCGCTCTCGAGCTCGACCCGCGGCGCACTCACCTTCGCCACTCGCTCGGTCCGGACCTTCACCCCGGCGACGGCCAGCCGATCCTGCTGGGCGTCCGTGAGCTCATCGCCGTCGGTACACAGCACGACGTCCTCGCTCCAGCGGCTGAGCAACAACGCCCGCGCGACCGACCGATCCGGCGCACCCCGCATCCCCAGTTGCACCAGCGGCTGATCCCGCACCTCCCACCCGTGACAGTGCGGGCAGGCAACGACAGACCGGCCCCAGCCGTCATCAACCCCCGGCACATCGGGCAACTCGTCCGACAACCCGGTCGCGAGCACGATCGCCCGAACCTGCACCCCGTCGACCACGAACCCGTCGTCGTTCACGGTCACGTCCTCGACGTGCGCGTCCCGGAACTCGATGCCGTACGCCGCGACCTGCTGCCGTCCCGCCGCGAGCAACTCGCCAGGCGCCGGATCCTCGGCGCCCAGATAGTTGTGCACGTGCTCAGCCGGCCGGTTCCGCGGCTGCCCGTCGTCGAAGAGCACCACCCGTCGCCGTGCCCGCCCCAACGTCAACGCCGCCTGCAGCCCCGCCAGGCTCCCACCGATCACCGCTACATCCATCTGATCAATATACGAGAAGATTCGTCTCATACTCTAAAATTGCTGCGCGGTGAGACGACTGCACGCTGCCTAATAGGCGAATGATCGAGATCCGGCCGGTGACGACTGACGCGGACTACGAGGCCTGGCGTCAGGTGCGCATCGCCGTCCTCCCGCACGAGCGGTGTCCGAGCGTGGCCGAGCTGCGCGAGCTGGAGACGCCGGAGCGGCTGCTGGTGCTGGCCGAACTGGACGGCGTGGTCGTGGCCAACGGGCTCGCGGACAGTTCCGACGAGGCCGGGCGTGGGTTCGTGGCGCCACGGGTTCGCCCTGAATCGCGTCGGCGTGGAGTCGGGACGAAGCTGCTCGAGGCGTTGGTGGATCACGCCGGTGCGTTGGGCTTCGAGGTGGTCGGATCAGGCGTCGAGGACGAGGGGTCGTTCGCGTTCGCCCAGCGGTTCGGCTTCGTCGAGACCGGGCGCCAGGTCGAGCAGGTACGCCGGATCGGCGACGAACCGTGGCCGGCGCGGCCGACGGAGTACGAGATCGTGACGGTTGCGGAGCGCCCGGAGTTGTGGGTGACGGCGTACGAGCAGGTCGCGCTGCCGACGTTCCCGGACATGGACACCTCGACGCCGCTCGTCGTATCGGCGGAGGAGTGGGCGACCGAGTGGATCAACGACCCGGCCGCGATGTTCATGGCCGTCGTCGGTGATGACGTGATCGGGGTGGCGGGCTTGATGCTCGACACCGACAA carries:
- the tyrS gene encoding tyrosine--tRNA ligase → MNAVIDRLRRTTDTVIGADDLRERLDSGRPLRIKYGVDCTAPDLHLGHAVNLWMMRQLQDLGHRVVFLLGDLTTRVGDPTGRSETRPVLTPAEIDANAASFLEQVSLVLRTDPEVFEVRRNSEWYDGMPVAELLSLFAQVTQAQLMSRDMFRDRVAAGREIAVHELVYPVLQGYDSFAMQSDLTIVGSDQLFNEQLGRHFQQRLGAPPQVVITTTITPGIDGRAKQSKSLNNYIGLTDSPRDKFGKLMSIPDELVEPYARVYTELPLETVAALADSAASGGPAARDAKLRLAAAVVTRYHGAGVARAELAAFRQTFSDRGQPSEMPGVVVGSEVETAFDLLRAVRPADSNSELRRLLRQGAVTINGVRTDDPAAPVDLRGEVVLKSGARTWHRITRQ
- the idi gene encoding isopentenyl-diphosphate Delta-isomerase: MSDERVVLVDEGGRAIGTEAKATVHHAATPLHLAFSSYVIDAAGRVLLTQRAFGKPTWPGVWTNSCCGHPLPDEPVEHAVRRRLADELGIVAESVELVLPEFRYRAEMPTGIVENEICPVYRVWWTGDPTPNPAEVAAYRWVEWNELRDIPDLSPWCLLQLDVLSTPPADWPIADPARLPPAAQV
- a CDS encoding NAD(P)/FAD-dependent oxidoreductase, which produces MDVAVIGGSLAGLQAALTLGRARRRVVLFDDGQPRNRPAEHVHNYLGAEDPAPGELLAAGRQQVAAYGIEFRDAHVEDVTVNDDGFVVDGVQVRAIVLATGLSDELPDVPGVDDGWGRSVVACPHCHGWEVRDQPLVQLGMRGAPDRSVARALLLSRWSEDVVLCTDGDELTDAQQDRLAVAGVKVRTERVAKVSAPRVELESGEVLAPARLFVVVRQHQQSDLAEQLGCQVADGAVVADEGGRTTVPGVYAVGTTAVPALLAIGAAGHASTAAVAVHNDLLELDLGGGW
- a CDS encoding GNAT family N-acetyltransferase, with the protein product MIEIRPVTTDADYEAWRQVRIAVLPHERCPSVAELRELETPERLLVLAELDGVVVANGLADSSDEAGRGFVAPRVRPESRRRGVGTKLLEALVDHAGALGFEVVGSGVEDEGSFAFAQRFGFVETGRQVEQVRRIGDEPWPARPTEYEIVTVAERPELWVTAYEQVALPTFPDMDTSTPLVVSAEEWATEWINDPAAMFMAVVGDDVIGVAGLMLDTDKPERAEVAYTAVRRDWRGKAVASTLKRTSMAWAAEHGISEVYTWTQRGNANMRRLNEHLGFSYGAVSINVRANLPLQVAQELRA